The Pseudomonas iranensis genome includes a window with the following:
- a CDS encoding xanthine dehydrogenase family protein molybdopterin-binding subunit → MSRVPNDFALSNLSRRGFLKGVGATSALVLAASWGWQDALADDAPKKFGADGMPNGWIDDPKVYVSIAADGSVTVVCNRSEMGQGVRTSLSMVVADELEADWAQVKVQQAPGDEVRFGNQDTDGSRSMRHWYEPMRRCGAAARTMLEQAAAAQWKVPVGECHAQLHKVIHKPSGRELGYGELAAAASALAVPARDSLRLKQPSEFRYIGKEGTKAIDGADIVNGRAVYGADVHFDGMLYATIARPAVYGGKVKSLDDSAALKVPGVLKVMQIEGRPLPSEFQPLGGVAVVASNTWAAIKGREALKIEWDDGPNASYDSIAYRKELEAASLKAGKVVRNTGDIDKALSGAASTLEASYYLPHLAQAPMEPMVAIARYKDGVCEAWAPSQAPQVTRERIAERLGVPFEKVTFNVTLLGGGFGRKSKPDFVVEAAILAKEFPGKAVRVQWTREDDIHNSYFHTVSAEYLKAGIDKNGMPSGWLHRTVAPSITALFAPDMNHEAAFELGMGFTNMAYAIPNVRLENPEAKVHTRVGWYRSVSNIPHGFAIQSFVDELAHKAGEDPLKYQIKLLGPDRQIDPRTLSEEWNYGESPERYPIDTGRMRTVLETAAKAAGWGRKLPKGRGLGLAVHYSFVTYVAAVIEVEVKDDGSLIVHKADIAVDCGPQINPERIRSQFEGACVMGLGNAVLGEISFKDGKVQQDNFHMYEVARMSLAPKVVAVHLVTPPGDVPLGGVGEPGVPPIAPALCNAIFAATGKRIRNLPVRYQLQGWQKAQA, encoded by the coding sequence ATGAGCCGCGTCCCGAATGATTTCGCCCTGAGCAACCTCAGCCGCCGTGGCTTTCTCAAAGGCGTCGGCGCCACCAGCGCGCTGGTCCTCGCCGCGAGCTGGGGCTGGCAGGATGCGCTGGCCGATGACGCGCCGAAGAAGTTCGGTGCCGACGGCATGCCCAATGGCTGGATCGACGACCCCAAGGTTTACGTGAGCATTGCTGCCGATGGCAGCGTCACCGTGGTGTGCAACCGTTCGGAAATGGGCCAGGGCGTGCGCACCAGCCTGAGCATGGTCGTTGCCGATGAACTTGAGGCCGATTGGGCTCAGGTCAAAGTGCAGCAGGCGCCGGGTGACGAAGTGCGCTTCGGCAATCAGGACACCGACGGTTCGCGCAGCATGCGTCACTGGTACGAGCCGATGCGGCGTTGCGGCGCCGCCGCGCGGACCATGCTTGAACAGGCGGCCGCTGCGCAGTGGAAAGTGCCGGTTGGCGAATGCCATGCGCAACTGCACAAGGTCATTCACAAACCGTCCGGCCGTGAACTGGGCTACGGCGAACTCGCCGCTGCCGCCAGTGCGCTGGCAGTACCGGCACGTGACAGCCTGCGTCTCAAGCAGCCGTCGGAATTTCGCTACATCGGCAAGGAAGGCACCAAGGCCATCGACGGTGCCGATATCGTCAATGGCCGCGCAGTGTACGGCGCCGACGTGCATTTCGACGGCATGCTCTACGCCACTATCGCTCGCCCGGCAGTGTACGGCGGCAAGGTCAAAAGCCTCGATGACAGCGCCGCGCTGAAAGTCCCCGGCGTGCTTAAAGTCATGCAGATCGAAGGCCGACCATTGCCGTCGGAGTTCCAGCCATTGGGCGGCGTCGCGGTTGTGGCCAGCAACACCTGGGCGGCGATCAAGGGCCGCGAGGCGCTGAAGATCGAGTGGGATGACGGCCCGAATGCCAGTTATGACTCGATTGCCTATCGCAAAGAGCTTGAAGCCGCGTCGCTGAAGGCCGGCAAAGTGGTGCGCAACACCGGTGATATCGACAAGGCCTTGAGCGGCGCCGCCAGCACTCTCGAAGCCTCGTATTACCTGCCGCACCTGGCGCAGGCGCCGATGGAACCGATGGTCGCCATCGCCCGTTACAAGGACGGCGTGTGCGAAGCCTGGGCGCCGAGTCAGGCACCGCAGGTCACCCGCGAGCGCATCGCCGAGCGTCTTGGCGTGCCGTTCGAAAAGGTCACCTTCAACGTAACGCTGCTGGGCGGTGGGTTCGGGCGCAAGTCAAAACCGGACTTCGTCGTTGAAGCGGCGATCCTCGCCAAGGAGTTTCCGGGCAAGGCTGTACGGGTGCAGTGGACCCGCGAAGACGACATCCACAATTCGTATTTCCACACCGTGTCGGCGGAATATCTGAAGGCGGGTATCGACAAGAACGGCATGCCGTCCGGGTGGCTGCATCGCACCGTGGCGCCGAGCATCACCGCCTTGTTTGCGCCGGACATGAACCATGAGGCGGCGTTCGAGCTGGGCATGGGCTTTACCAACATGGCCTATGCGATTCCCAACGTGCGCCTGGAAAATCCTGAAGCCAAGGTACACACGCGGGTCGGCTGGTATCGCTCGGTGTCGAACATTCCCCACGGCTTCGCGATTCAGAGCTTCGTCGATGAACTGGCGCACAAGGCCGGTGAAGATCCGCTCAAGTACCAGATCAAATTGCTCGGCCCGGACCGGCAGATCGATCCTCGCACCTTGAGCGAAGAGTGGAACTACGGCGAATCGCCCGAGCGTTACCCGATCGACACAGGACGCATGCGCACGGTTCTGGAAACTGCCGCCAAGGCCGCCGGTTGGGGGCGCAAACTGCCCAAGGGTCGTGGTCTCGGTCTGGCGGTGCATTACAGCTTCGTCACCTATGTCGCGGCAGTGATCGAAGTCGAGGTCAAGGACGACGGTTCGCTGATCGTGCACAAGGCGGACATTGCCGTGGACTGCGGGCCGCAGATCAACCCTGAGCGCATCCGTTCGCAGTTCGAAGGTGCGTGCGTCATGGGTCTGGGCAACGCCGTGCTCGGTGAAATCAGCTTCAAGGACGGCAAGGTCCAGCAGGACAACTTCCATATGTACGAGGTCGCGCGCATGTCGCTGGCACCGAAGGTAGTCGCCGTGCATCTGGTGACGCCGCCGGGTGACGTGCCGTTGGGTGGCGTTGGTGAGCCGGGTGTGCCGCCAATTGCCCCGGCGTTGTGCAATGCCATCTTCGCCGCCACCGGCAAGCGCATCCGTAATCTGCCGGTGCGGTATCAGTTGCAGGGCTGGCAGAAGGCGCAAGCGTAA
- a CDS encoding (2Fe-2S)-binding protein yields MITLKLNGQDHSLDVTEDMPLLWAIRDVAGYNGTKFGCGMGLCGACTIHIDGLPARSCITPIGSVIGQNVTTIDNLHADPVGKVVQQAWLDSAVAQCGYCQGGQIMSATALLKTNPNPSDEQIEEAMVGNICRCGTYNRIKTAIRQASTQLKGVKA; encoded by the coding sequence ATGATTACCCTGAAACTCAACGGTCAAGACCACTCCCTCGATGTCACCGAAGACATGCCGCTGTTGTGGGCGATTCGTGACGTCGCCGGTTACAACGGCACTAAATTCGGTTGCGGCATGGGCCTGTGCGGCGCCTGCACCATCCATATCGACGGCTTGCCGGCACGCAGTTGCATCACGCCGATCGGCTCGGTGATCGGCCAGAACGTCACCACCATCGATAATCTCCACGCCGACCCGGTAGGCAAGGTCGTGCAGCAAGCCTGGCTCGACAGCGCTGTGGCTCAATGCGGTTATTGCCAGGGCGGCCAGATCATGTCGGCCACCGCTCTGCTGAAAACCAACCCCAACCCGAGCGACGAGCAGATCGAAGAAGCCATGGTCGGCAATATCTGCCGCTGCGGTACTTACAACCGGATCAAAACCGCGATCCGCCAGGCCTCCACCCAACTGAAGGGGGTGAAGGCATGA
- a CDS encoding low molecular weight protein-tyrosine-phosphatase, translating into MRVLFVCLGNICRSPTAEGVLRHKLREAGLADVVEVASAGTGDWHVGNPPDKRSQAAAKLRGYDLSTQRAQQVSRADFASYDLILAMDNSNLRNLKALQPSTGRAELDLFLRRYSGLVDEVPDPYYDGDQGFEQVLDLIETACDQLLIEVKGRL; encoded by the coding sequence ATGCGCGTTCTGTTTGTGTGCCTGGGCAACATCTGCCGTTCGCCCACCGCTGAAGGCGTGTTGCGCCACAAGTTGCGTGAAGCCGGGCTGGCGGATGTGGTCGAAGTGGCCTCCGCGGGCACCGGTGACTGGCACGTCGGCAACCCGCCGGACAAGCGCAGCCAGGCCGCGGCGAAACTGCGCGGTTATGACTTGTCGACGCAACGCGCGCAACAGGTCAGCCGGGCCGATTTCGCCAGCTACGACCTGATTCTCGCGATGGATAACAGCAATCTGCGCAACCTCAAGGCCCTGCAGCCGTCCACCGGCAGAGCCGAGCTGGATCTGTTTTTGCGTCGTTATTCCGGGCTGGTCGATGAAGTGCCGGACCCGTATTACGACGGCGATCAGGGTTTCGAGCAGGTGCTCGATCTGATCGAAACGGCCTGCGACCAGTTGCTGATCGAAGTGAAGGGCCGTTTATGA
- the kdsB gene encoding 3-deoxy-manno-octulosonate cytidylyltransferase translates to MTTAFTVVIPSRFASTRLPGKPLLDIAGKPMIQHVWEQASKSSATRVVVATDDARIVEACKSFGAEVVLTREDHNSGTDRLAEVAAKLGLAPDAIVVNVQGDEPLIPPSVIDQVAANLAAHTEARMATLAEPIEDVETLFNPNVVKVSSDINGLALTFSRATLPWARDAFAKSREQLPQGVPYRRHIGIYAYRAGFLHDFVSWGPCWLENTESLEQLRALWHGVRIHVADALIAPPTGVDTVEDLERVRRLLGA, encoded by the coding sequence ATGACCACAGCCTTCACCGTTGTCATCCCGTCGCGATTCGCCTCGACCCGTCTGCCGGGCAAGCCGTTGCTGGATATTGCCGGCAAGCCGATGATCCAGCATGTCTGGGAACAGGCGAGCAAAAGCAGCGCGACCCGCGTCGTTGTTGCAACTGACGATGCACGCATCGTCGAGGCATGCAAAAGCTTTGGCGCCGAAGTGGTGCTGACCCGTGAAGATCACAACTCCGGCACCGATCGTCTGGCCGAGGTCGCAGCGAAACTCGGTCTTGCGCCTGATGCGATCGTGGTCAATGTCCAAGGCGATGAGCCGCTGATACCGCCGAGTGTGATCGATCAGGTCGCCGCTAACCTTGCCGCTCACACCGAAGCGCGCATGGCTACGCTGGCCGAGCCGATCGAAGACGTGGAAACCCTGTTCAACCCCAACGTTGTGAAGGTTTCCAGCGATATCAACGGTCTGGCCCTGACGTTCAGTCGTGCAACCTTGCCATGGGCTCGCGATGCATTTGCCAAGAGCCGCGAGCAGCTGCCGCAAGGTGTGCCCTATCGCCGCCACATCGGTATTTATGCCTATCGCGCCGGGTTCCTCCACGACTTCGTGAGCTGGGGGCCGTGCTGGCTGGAAAACACCGAATCCCTTGAGCAACTGCGTGCCTTGTGGCATGGCGTGCGTATCCATGTTGCCGACGCGCTGATCGCGCCGCCGACCGGTGTCGACACCGTTGAAGACCTTGAGCGGGTTCGTCGCCTGCTGGGGGCCTGA
- a CDS encoding ExbD/TolR family protein — translation MKFRRKPRETVDINLASLIDVVFILLLFFVVTTTFTRETQLRVDLPEAVSGSPAEDQQVKQLDVAISAEGVFSVNNKILPKNDLATLMEAMQKESNGDTNMPLSISADGKAQHQSVITAMDAAGKLGFSHLRMTTVEAAPKS, via the coding sequence GTGAAATTCCGTCGCAAGCCCCGGGAAACCGTAGACATCAACCTCGCGTCGCTGATCGACGTGGTGTTTATCCTGCTGCTGTTTTTCGTGGTCACTACCACTTTCACTCGGGAAACCCAGTTGCGCGTGGATCTGCCGGAAGCGGTCAGCGGTTCGCCTGCCGAAGATCAGCAGGTCAAACAGCTGGACGTCGCCATCAGTGCCGAAGGCGTGTTCTCGGTGAACAACAAGATTCTGCCGAAGAATGATCTGGCGACGCTGATGGAAGCCATGCAGAAAGAATCCAACGGCGACACCAATATGCCGCTGTCGATCAGTGCCGATGGCAAGGCCCAGCATCAATCGGTGATCACCGCCATGGACGCGGCCGGCAAGCTCGGTTTCAGCCATCTGCGCATGACCACGGTCGAGGCGGCGCCGAAATCCTGA
- a CDS encoding MotA/TolQ/ExbB proton channel family protein, whose translation MWELVKSGGWMMLPIILSSIAAMAIVAERLWTLRASRVTPEHLLGQVWVWIKDKQLNKEKLKELRANSPLGEILAAGLANSKHGREIMKECIEEAAARVIHELERYINALGTIAAMAPLLGLLGTVLGMIDIFSAFTGSGMSTNASVLAGGISKALITTAAGLMVGIPAVFFHRFLQRRIDELVVGMEQEAIKLVEVVQGDRDVDLAEGKA comes from the coding sequence GTGTGGGAATTGGTCAAATCCGGCGGCTGGATGATGTTGCCGATCATTCTGAGTTCCATCGCGGCCATGGCGATTGTTGCCGAGCGCCTGTGGACACTGCGCGCCAGTCGCGTCACCCCCGAGCATCTGCTGGGTCAGGTCTGGGTCTGGATCAAGGACAAGCAGCTCAACAAGGAAAAACTCAAGGAGTTGCGCGCCAACTCGCCGCTGGGGGAAATCCTCGCCGCAGGCCTGGCCAATTCCAAGCATGGTCGCGAGATCATGAAAGAGTGCATCGAAGAGGCCGCCGCGCGGGTCATCCATGAACTCGAACGCTACATCAACGCCCTCGGCACCATCGCAGCCATGGCGCCGCTGCTCGGCCTGCTCGGCACGGTGCTGGGCATGATCGACATTTTCAGTGCCTTCACCGGCTCTGGCATGAGCACCAATGCCTCGGTGCTGGCCGGCGGTATTTCCAAAGCGCTGATCACGACCGCAGCGGGCCTGATGGTCGGGATTCCAGCAGTGTTCTTCCACCGGTTTTTGCAGCGCCGCATCGACGAGCTGGTGGTCGGTATGGAGCAGGAAGCGATCAAACTGGTGGAAGTGGTGCAGGGCGACCGTGATGTCGACCTGGCCGAGGGCAAAGCGTGA
- a CDS encoding Trm112 family protein, with translation MDTKLLDILACPVCKGPLKLSADKTELISKGAGLAYPIRDGIPVMLESEARTLTTDERLDK, from the coding sequence ATGGACACCAAACTGCTCGACATCCTCGCTTGCCCCGTGTGCAAAGGCCCGCTCAAGCTCAGCGCCGACAAGACCGAACTGATCAGCAAGGGCGCCGGCCTGGCGTACCCGATCCGCGACGGCATCCCGGTGATGCTGGAAAGCGAAGCGCGCACCCTGACCACCGACGAGCGTCTGGATAAATGA
- the lpxK gene encoding tetraacyldisaccharide 4'-kinase translates to MSLSDRLLAAWYQGHPALTLLRPLEMLYRRVVINKRQRFLDGEGEIYQSPVPLIVVGNITVGGTGKTPMILWLIDHCRRRGLRVGVVSRGYGAKPPQLPWRVEAEHSAEIAGDEPLLIVQRTGVPLMIDPDRSAAVKALIASEPLDLILSDDGMQHYRLARDLELVLIDAARGLGNQRCLPAGPLREPVERLQSVDGVLFNGALDDRDDGFAFRLQPTALVNLRSGERQSLEHFPPGQALHAVAGIGNPQRFFNTLEALDWRPIAHAFADHAEYSVQALNFTPSLPLVMTEKDAVKCRAFAAADWWYLAVDAVPSPAFVAWFDTQLMRLLPDRLLP, encoded by the coding sequence ATGAGCCTGTCCGATCGCCTGCTCGCCGCGTGGTATCAGGGGCATCCGGCCCTGACGCTGCTGCGGCCGCTGGAAATGCTGTATCGCCGCGTGGTGATCAACAAGCGTCAGCGCTTTCTCGACGGCGAAGGTGAAATCTACCAATCGCCGGTTCCGTTGATCGTGGTCGGCAATATCACCGTTGGCGGTACCGGCAAGACGCCGATGATTCTCTGGCTGATCGATCATTGCCGACGCCGTGGACTGCGCGTCGGCGTGGTCAGTCGCGGTTACGGCGCCAAACCGCCGCAACTGCCGTGGCGGGTTGAGGCCGAGCACAGCGCCGAGATCGCCGGTGACGAACCGTTGCTGATCGTCCAGCGCACCGGTGTGCCGCTGATGATCGACCCTGATCGCAGCGCCGCCGTCAAAGCCTTGATTGCCAGTGAACCGCTGGATCTGATCCTGTCCGACGACGGCATGCAGCATTATCGCCTGGCGCGGGATCTGGAACTGGTGCTGATCGACGCCGCACGGGGCCTGGGCAACCAGCGCTGTCTGCCGGCCGGGCCGTTGCGTGAGCCGGTCGAGCGCCTGCAAAGTGTCGATGGCGTGCTGTTCAACGGAGCCCTTGATGATCGCGACGATGGTTTCGCCTTCCGCCTGCAACCCACCGCGCTGGTCAATCTGCGCAGCGGCGAACGTCAGTCACTGGAGCATTTCCCGCCCGGGCAAGCGCTGCATGCGGTGGCCGGGATCGGCAATCCGCAACGTTTCTTCAATACCCTCGAAGCGCTAGACTGGCGGCCGATCGCCCATGCATTTGCCGACCACGCCGAGTACAGCGTGCAGGCGTTGAATTTCACCCCGTCATTACCGTTGGTGATGACCGAAAAGGACGCGGTGAAGTGCCGTGCCTTTGCTGCTGCCGACTGGTGGTATCTGGCGGTCGATGCCGTGCCGTCGCCGGCCTTCGTGGCCTGGTTCGACACTCAACTGATGCGCCTGTTGCCGGATCGTCTGCTGCCTTAA
- the murB gene encoding UDP-N-acetylmuramate dehydrogenase: MSLQVQPQVSLQAFNTFGVDVRAQLFAEAHSDDDVREALAFAASHDVPLLVIGGGSNLLLTADIPALVLRMATRGIRVLSDDGSRVVVEAEAGEPWHPFVQHTLAQGFAGLENLSLIPGTVGAAPMQNIGAYGVEIKDVFTGLTALDRESGELRDFSLEQCNFGYRDSVFKQQPGRWLILRVRFKLDRAAHLHLEYGPVRQRLSEQGIEQPTPSDVSRAICSIRSEKLPDPAVLGNAGSFFKNPLVPAAVVTQIKAQHPDLVAYPQADGQMKLAAGWLIERAGWKGFRDGDAGVHKLQALVLVNYGTATGLQLLDLAQRIQKDIAERFHVELEMEPNRY, translated from the coding sequence ATGAGTTTGCAGGTGCAACCGCAAGTATCTTTGCAGGCCTTCAATACGTTTGGCGTCGATGTGCGCGCGCAGCTGTTTGCCGAAGCCCACAGCGATGACGATGTCCGCGAAGCGCTGGCCTTTGCCGCGTCCCATGACGTGCCGTTGCTGGTGATCGGCGGTGGCAGCAACTTGCTGCTGACGGCGGATATTCCGGCGTTGGTGTTGCGCATGGCTACGCGCGGCATCCGCGTGCTCAGCGACGATGGCAGTCGTGTGGTGGTCGAGGCGGAAGCGGGCGAACCGTGGCATCCGTTCGTGCAGCACACGCTGGCCCAGGGTTTTGCCGGGCTGGAAAACCTCAGCCTGATTCCCGGCACCGTCGGCGCCGCGCCGATGCAGAACATCGGCGCCTATGGTGTCGAGATCAAGGACGTGTTTACCGGCCTGACTGCGCTGGATCGCGAGAGCGGCGAGCTGCGGGATTTCAGCCTGGAGCAGTGCAATTTCGGCTACCGCGACAGTGTGTTCAAGCAGCAGCCGGGACGTTGGCTGATCCTGCGGGTGCGCTTCAAGCTTGATCGCGCCGCGCACCTGCATCTGGAATACGGCCCGGTCCGTCAGCGCCTGAGCGAGCAGGGCATCGAGCAGCCGACGCCCAGCGATGTCAGCCGCGCCATCTGCAGCATCCGCAGTGAAAAACTGCCGGACCCGGCGGTGCTCGGCAATGCCGGCAGCTTTTTCAAGAATCCGCTGGTGCCTGCCGCTGTGGTCACGCAGATCAAAGCGCAGCACCCGGATCTGGTGGCTTACCCGCAAGCGGACGGGCAGATGAAATTGGCCGCTGGCTGGCTGATCGAACGCGCCGGCTGGAAGGGTTTTCGCGATGGCGATGCCGGCGTGCACAAGTTGCAGGCGCTGGTGCTGGTCAACTACGGCACGGCCACCGGCCTGCAACTGCTCGACCTGGCGCAACGTATCCAGAAAGACATCGCCGAACGGTTTCATGTCGAACTGGAAATGGAGCCCAATCGGTATTGA